The following are from one region of the Mycolicibacterium helvum genome:
- a CDS encoding SRPBCC family protein codes for MAVRASREIVIDAPPEAVLDALADVEAVPTWSSIHRHAHVVDRYADGRPRLVKVTVRLLGLVDHEILEYHWGRDWVVWDADRTAQQHAQHGEYTLQREGEATRVRFDLTLEPSTPLPLFLVKRAKKAVLAAATEGLRTYVLNGKGSLQPD; via the coding sequence GTGGCGGTTCGGGCATCACGCGAGATCGTGATCGACGCCCCGCCGGAGGCTGTTCTCGACGCGCTCGCCGATGTCGAGGCGGTGCCGACGTGGTCGTCGATCCATCGGCATGCCCATGTCGTGGACCGTTACGCCGACGGCCGGCCGCGGCTGGTCAAGGTCACCGTCCGACTGCTCGGGCTGGTCGATCACGAGATCCTCGAGTACCACTGGGGTCGGGACTGGGTGGTCTGGGACGCCGACCGGACCGCACAACAACATGCTCAGCACGGCGAATACACCTTGCAGCGGGAGGGGGAGGCGACCCGGGTCCGGTTCGACCTCACCCTGGAACCGTCAACGCCGCTGCCGCTCTTCCTGGTCAAGCGTGCCAAGAAGGCGGTACTCGCGGCGGCGACCGAAGGCCTGCGCACCTACGTCCTGAACGGCAAGGGTTCACTTCAACCCGATTAG
- a CDS encoding LLM class F420-dependent oxidoreductase — translation MTTGVVLLPNPSADNAVDDVIEQARGAYTAGVRQVWFAQRFDLDAIALAAVVGAAVPGLGVGTSVVPLNPRHPLIVASLAQTAQAASHGNFSLGLGLGAHEPERVAFGQAWPNTITRLREHLTVLRSVFDTGAVDFHGSELSAAPAWDVAVPGGRPVPVYVAAMGPKALAVTGELADGTLPYLAGPRTIGEYIVPTIGKAAAEAGRPRPRVIAAVPVLVTDDEAAGRAVAAEELAFYATIPSYRNVIAREGVDDVADLAAVGSVEAVVRQLRRYLDAGATDLVLSPLRSQDFAPQALWEVAAAL, via the coding sequence ATGACAACCGGAGTGGTGCTGCTACCGAATCCCTCTGCCGACAACGCCGTGGACGATGTCATCGAGCAGGCCCGGGGTGCCTACACCGCGGGTGTTCGCCAGGTCTGGTTCGCCCAGCGATTCGATCTTGACGCCATCGCCCTGGCCGCGGTGGTCGGCGCCGCGGTGCCCGGGCTCGGGGTGGGAACCTCGGTGGTGCCTCTGAATCCGCGCCACCCGCTGATCGTTGCCTCGCTGGCGCAGACCGCGCAGGCGGCCAGTCACGGCAACTTCAGCCTCGGCCTCGGGCTCGGCGCTCACGAGCCCGAGCGGGTGGCTTTCGGCCAGGCCTGGCCCAACACCATCACCCGGCTGCGTGAGCATCTGACCGTGCTGCGATCGGTATTCGACACCGGCGCAGTCGATTTCCACGGATCGGAGCTGTCCGCCGCCCCGGCATGGGACGTCGCGGTACCGGGTGGCAGACCGGTGCCGGTGTACGTGGCGGCGATGGGCCCCAAGGCGCTGGCCGTCACCGGTGAACTGGCCGACGGCACACTGCCGTATCTGGCCGGGCCGCGCACCATCGGCGAATACATCGTGCCCACCATCGGCAAGGCCGCCGCCGAGGCGGGCCGGCCTCGCCCGCGCGTCATCGCCGCAGTCCCGGTTCTGGTCACCGATGACGAGGCGGCCGGGCGTGCCGTTGCCGCCGAGGAACTCGCCTTCTACGCCACGATCCCGTCGTATCGGAACGTGATTGCGCGTGAGGGCGTCGACGACGTTGCCGACCTCGCCGCCGTCGGGTCGGTGGAGGCTGTGGTGCGCCAATTGCGCCGCTATCTCGATGCGGGCGCAACCGATCTTGTGCTGAGCCCGCTGCGCTCGCAGGACTTCGCGCCGCAGGCGCTATGGGAGGTCGCGGCCGCCCTGTAG
- a CDS encoding pyridoxal phosphate-dependent aminotransferase: MTGSNVAGRPAPVSRLQPYAVTIFAEMSALAARIGAVNLGQGFPDEDGPASMLEVAQKAIAEGVNQYPPGLGIAPLREAIAAQRKRQYGVEYDPESEVLVTVGATEAIAAAVIGLVEPGSEVLLIEPFYDSYSPVIAMAGSQRVPVPLVPDGRGFTLDIDALRAAVTPRTRALIVNSPHNPTGMVLAEHDLRALAALAVEADLLVITDEVYEHLVFDGKRHLPLASYPGMAQRTLTISSAAKMFNCTGWKIGWACGAPDLIAGVRAAKQYLTYVGGAPFQPAVAHALNFEQAWVGALRDSLQAKRDRLAAALAELGFGVHDSAGTYFLCADPRPLGYSDSTAFCAELPSRAGVAAIPMSAFCDPASPHFGAWNHLVRFAFCKRDDTLDEAIRRLGALQGGRDLP; encoded by the coding sequence ATGACGGGTTCCAATGTCGCCGGCCGGCCGGCTCCGGTGTCACGGCTGCAGCCGTACGCGGTGACCATTTTCGCCGAGATGTCGGCACTCGCCGCGCGCATCGGCGCGGTGAACCTCGGCCAGGGCTTCCCGGACGAAGACGGTCCGGCGAGCATGCTCGAGGTTGCCCAGAAGGCGATCGCCGAGGGCGTCAACCAATACCCGCCCGGACTGGGCATCGCCCCGCTGCGCGAGGCCATCGCCGCCCAGCGCAAGCGGCAGTACGGCGTGGAGTACGACCCTGAGTCCGAGGTGCTGGTCACGGTCGGCGCGACCGAGGCGATCGCGGCTGCCGTCATCGGTCTGGTCGAGCCGGGCTCGGAGGTGCTGCTGATCGAGCCGTTCTACGACTCCTACTCCCCCGTGATCGCGATGGCAGGTTCGCAGCGGGTGCCGGTGCCGCTGGTGCCCGACGGCCGCGGTTTCACCCTCGACATCGATGCCCTTCGGGCCGCGGTGACGCCGCGGACTCGGGCGCTGATCGTCAATTCACCACACAACCCCACCGGCATGGTGCTCGCCGAGCATGATCTGCGGGCTCTGGCGGCGCTGGCCGTCGAGGCGGATCTATTGGTGATCACCGACGAGGTCTACGAGCACCTGGTGTTTGACGGCAAGCGGCATCTGCCGCTGGCGTCCTACCCCGGGATGGCGCAGCGGACGCTGACGATCTCGAGTGCGGCCAAGATGTTCAACTGCACCGGGTGGAAGATCGGCTGGGCCTGCGGCGCTCCGGATCTGATCGCCGGGGTGCGTGCGGCCAAGCAGTACCTCACCTATGTGGGAGGTGCCCCATTCCAGCCCGCGGTGGCGCATGCGCTGAATTTCGAGCAAGCGTGGGTGGGTGCGCTGCGGGATTCGTTGCAGGCCAAGCGTGATCGGCTGGCGGCGGCCCTGGCGGAGTTGGGGTTCGGGGTGCACGACAGTGCGGGCACTTACTTCTTGTGCGCCGACCCGCGACCGCTGGGCTACTCCGACAGCACCGCATTCTGCGCCGAGCTTCCGAGCCGGGCTGGGGTGGCGGCCATTCCGATGTCGGCGTTCTGCGATCCTGCTTCCCCGCATTTCGGGGCATGGAATCACTTGGTGCGCTTCGCTTTCTGTAAACGTGACGACACCCTCGACGAGGCCATCCGGCGGCTGGGCGCGCTACAGGGCGGCCGCGACCTCCCATAG
- a CDS encoding 3-hydroxyacyl-CoA dehydrogenase NAD-binding domain-containing protein, whose product MAENTIAWDKDADGIVTLTLDDPTGSANVMNEHYQESMHNAVEKLVAEKDSITGVVIASAKKTFFAGGDLKAMINVGPDDAQQAFDQVEAIKADLRKLETLGKPVVSAINGAALGGGLEITLATHHRIAADVKGSVLGLPEVTLGLLPGGGGVARTVRMFGIQKAFMEVLSQGTRFKPAKAKEIGLVDELVGTVEELVPAAKAWIKANPDAFEQPWDKKGYKMPGGTPSSPALAAILPSFPALLRKQLKGAPMPAPRAILAAAVEGAQVDFDTASRIESRYFTELVTGQVAKNMIQAFFLDLQSINAGGSRPEGIGKTPITKIGVLGAGMMGAGIAYVSAKAGFEVVLKDVTIEAAEKGKNYSEKLEAKALERGRTTQERSDALLARITPSADAADFKGVDFVIEAVFESVELKHKVFGEIEDIVEPNALLGSNTSTLPITELATGVKRQDDFIGIHFFSPVDKMPLVEIIRGEKTSDEALARVFDYTLAIGKTPIVVNDSRGFFTSRVIGTFINEALAMLGEGVAPASIEQAGSQAGYPAPPLQLSDELNLELMHKIAVASRKGVEDAGGTYAAHPAEAVVEKMIEIGRPSRLKGAGFYEYVDGKRTGLWSGLKDTFNSGTTEIPLQDMIDRMLFAEALETQKCFDEGVLKTTADANIGSIMGIGYPAWTGGSAQFIVGYSGPLGTGKAAFVARAKELAAKYGERFNPPASLL is encoded by the coding sequence ATGGCTGAGAACACAATTGCGTGGGACAAGGATGCCGACGGCATCGTCACCCTGACGTTGGACGATCCCACCGGGTCGGCCAACGTGATGAACGAGCACTACCAGGAATCCATGCACAATGCTGTGGAAAAGCTTGTGGCAGAAAAGGATTCGATCACCGGTGTGGTCATCGCCAGCGCGAAGAAGACCTTCTTCGCCGGGGGCGACCTCAAAGCGATGATCAATGTCGGCCCCGACGACGCCCAGCAGGCGTTTGACCAGGTCGAGGCCATCAAGGCTGATCTGCGCAAGCTGGAGACCCTCGGCAAGCCCGTGGTGTCAGCCATCAATGGTGCCGCCCTCGGTGGCGGCCTGGAGATCACGCTGGCGACGCATCATCGGATCGCCGCCGATGTCAAGGGCAGTGTCCTAGGCCTGCCCGAGGTGACGCTGGGTCTGCTGCCCGGCGGCGGCGGCGTGGCCCGCACGGTGCGGATGTTCGGTATCCAGAAAGCCTTCATGGAGGTGCTGAGCCAGGGCACCCGGTTCAAGCCGGCAAAGGCCAAGGAAATCGGTCTCGTCGACGAGCTCGTCGGCACCGTCGAGGAACTGGTGCCCGCAGCGAAGGCCTGGATCAAGGCCAACCCCGACGCTTTCGAGCAGCCGTGGGACAAGAAGGGCTACAAGATGCCCGGCGGCACTCCGTCCAGCCCGGCGCTGGCCGCGATCCTGCCGTCGTTCCCGGCGCTGCTGCGCAAGCAGCTCAAGGGTGCGCCGATGCCGGCCCCGCGGGCCATCCTGGCCGCCGCGGTCGAGGGCGCGCAGGTCGACTTCGACACCGCCAGCCGCATCGAGAGCCGGTACTTCACCGAGCTGGTCACCGGTCAGGTGGCCAAGAACATGATCCAGGCGTTCTTCCTGGATCTGCAGTCGATCAACGCCGGCGGTTCACGTCCGGAGGGTATCGGCAAGACCCCGATCACCAAGATCGGTGTGCTGGGCGCGGGCATGATGGGCGCCGGCATCGCCTACGTCTCGGCCAAGGCCGGATTCGAGGTCGTGCTCAAGGACGTCACCATCGAGGCCGCCGAAAAGGGCAAGAACTACTCGGAGAAGTTGGAGGCCAAGGCCCTCGAGCGGGGCCGGACCACCCAGGAGCGCAGCGACGCGCTCCTGGCCCGCATCACCCCGAGTGCTGACGCCGCCGACTTCAAGGGCGTCGACTTCGTGATCGAGGCCGTATTCGAGTCGGTTGAGCTCAAGCACAAGGTGTTCGGTGAGATCGAGGACATCGTCGAGCCGAACGCGCTGCTGGGTTCGAACACCTCGACGCTGCCGATCACCGAGTTGGCGACCGGGGTGAAGCGCCAAGACGACTTCATCGGTATCCACTTCTTCTCGCCGGTCGACAAGATGCCACTGGTGGAGATCATCCGGGGTGAGAAGACCTCCGACGAGGCGCTGGCCCGGGTGTTCGATTACACGCTGGCCATCGGCAAGACCCCGATCGTGGTCAACGACAGCCGTGGCTTCTTCACCAGCCGCGTCATCGGGACGTTCATCAACGAGGCGCTCGCCATGCTGGGCGAGGGCGTTGCGCCGGCCAGCATCGAGCAGGCCGGCTCGCAGGCCGGCTACCCGGCCCCGCCGCTGCAGCTCTCCGATGAGCTCAACCTCGAGCTGATGCACAAGATCGCCGTGGCCTCACGCAAGGGCGTCGAGGATGCCGGTGGCACCTATGCAGCGCACCCGGCCGAGGCGGTCGTGGAGAAGATGATCGAGATCGGTCGTCCGTCGCGCCTGAAGGGTGCCGGCTTCTACGAGTATGTCGACGGCAAGCGGACCGGCCTGTGGTCGGGGCTGAAGGACACCTTCAACTCCGGTACCACCGAGATTCCGTTGCAGGACATGATCGATCGGATGCTGTTCGCCGAGGCACTGGAAACCCAGAAGTGCTTCGACGAGGGCGTGCTGAAGACCACGGCGGATGCCAATATCGGCTCCATCATGGGTATCGGTTACCCGGCCTGGACGGGTGGCAGTGCGCAGTTCATCGTCGGATACTCCGGTCCGCTGGGCACCGGCAAGGCAGCTTTCGTGGCGCGAGCCAAGGAACTGGCGGCCAAGTACGGTGAGCGGTTCAACCCGCCGGCGTCGCTGCTCTAG
- a CDS encoding MCE family protein — MLRLSRQVWTQLAILGAVTLISVGVMAFGFIHLPALFGIGRYHVTVELPASAGLYPTSVVTYRGTEVGRVESIDVTRTGVRAVLKLDSGQPIPMPVTAAVHSRSAVGEQFLELTPQPGASAKLRDGDVIPAAVVQTPPDIGRLLDATNTALQAIPQDNLRTVVDEAATAVGGLGPELSRIVDGSTALAIEGGEAVGPLTQLIDQSPPVLNSQVQTSDSIAAWAAHMASITGQFKAQDRALADLLNTGAPALEEGRALFDRVAPALPVLLANLVSLGDIAVTYRNDIEQLLVLFPQGTSVMQAIAVADSGVKQPYRGIYLDFNLNLNLPPPCNTGFLPVQQQRSPSDVDYPERPAGDLYCRIPPDSDMNVRGVRNIPCENNPAKRAPTIEMCESNENYVPLNDGFNWKGDPNATFSGQGVPQYPPGADPRLPPPQGTGTAPPPVAFVPYDPATGDYVGPDGKRYTQGDLAHPGNKTWQSMLAPPGS, encoded by the coding sequence ATGCTGCGGCTGTCACGACAGGTCTGGACTCAGCTGGCGATCCTGGGTGCCGTCACCCTCATCTCCGTCGGGGTGATGGCCTTCGGGTTCATCCACCTGCCGGCGTTGTTCGGGATCGGGCGCTACCACGTCACCGTGGAGTTACCCGCCTCGGCCGGGCTGTACCCGACGTCGGTGGTGACCTATCGCGGCACCGAGGTCGGCCGGGTCGAATCGATCGACGTCACCCGAACCGGGGTTCGCGCAGTCTTGAAACTGGACTCGGGCCAACCGATTCCCATGCCCGTCACCGCGGCGGTACACAGCCGCTCGGCGGTCGGCGAACAGTTCCTGGAACTGACCCCGCAACCCGGCGCAAGCGCGAAACTGCGCGATGGCGATGTGATTCCCGCCGCCGTGGTCCAGACCCCGCCCGACATCGGCCGCCTGCTCGACGCGACCAATACAGCGCTGCAAGCGATCCCGCAGGACAACCTGCGCACCGTCGTCGACGAGGCGGCCACCGCCGTCGGCGGGCTGGGACCAGAACTGTCCCGCATCGTCGACGGATCCACGGCACTGGCCATCGAGGGTGGTGAGGCCGTCGGCCCGCTGACTCAGCTGATCGACCAGTCTCCGCCGGTGCTGAATTCCCAGGTGCAGACCTCTGATTCGATCGCCGCGTGGGCCGCGCACATGGCCTCGATCACCGGGCAGTTCAAGGCTCAGGACCGTGCGTTGGCCGACCTGCTCAACACCGGCGCCCCCGCGCTCGAGGAGGGCAGGGCACTGTTCGACCGGGTCGCGCCAGCCCTGCCGGTGCTGCTGGCGAACCTGGTGAGCCTCGGCGACATCGCGGTCACCTACCGCAACGACATCGAACAGCTGCTGGTGCTGTTCCCCCAGGGCACCTCAGTGATGCAGGCGATCGCGGTGGCCGACTCCGGAGTCAAACAGCCCTACCGCGGTATCTACCTCGACTTCAATCTGAACCTCAACCTGCCGCCCCCGTGCAACACCGGCTTCCTGCCCGTGCAGCAGCAGCGGTCACCGTCGGACGTCGACTACCCGGAACGTCCCGCGGGCGACCTGTACTGCCGGATCCCACCGGACTCCGACATGAATGTCCGCGGTGTGCGCAATATTCCGTGTGAGAACAACCCAGCCAAGCGGGCCCCGACCATCGAGATGTGCGAAAGCAACGAGAACTACGTGCCGCTGAACGACGGCTTCAATTGGAAGGGCGACCCCAACGCGACGTTCTCGGGTCAAGGGGTGCCGCAGTATCCGCCGGGCGCCGACCCGCGGCTGCCGCCGCCCCAGGGCACCGGTACCGCGCCGCCGCCCGTGGCCTTCGTGCCGTACGACCCGGCCACCGGTGACTACGTTGGCCCCGACGGCAAGCGCTACACCCAGGGCGACCTGGCTCACCCAGGGAACAAGACCTGGCAGTCGATGCTGGCGCCGCCGGGCTCGTAA
- a CDS encoding C39 family peptidase — protein MVGSLLRSGAVALVAALAIALGQPVALADPSGYSSGVYGDPAAAAPYWAAQSLEDNCGAMSVADIVGQLTGERPTEAQILLVAEQTPSEMNPGAMIYKPNNGGISVGDLPVLLKHYGIKSVNSDSSGPEATGLNALEHYLGAGRKVIAYVNSAIVWDTSDQRTAADHFVVVTGVDTNKNVVHLNDPGADEANTKISVPSFMKAWDTSNDSIIVTAPA, from the coding sequence GTGGTCGGATCACTACTGCGATCGGGCGCGGTAGCGCTCGTCGCTGCGCTCGCAATCGCGCTTGGTCAGCCGGTGGCGCTGGCCGATCCGTCGGGTTACTCAAGCGGTGTCTACGGCGACCCCGCGGCAGCGGCGCCCTACTGGGCGGCGCAGTCCTTGGAGGACAACTGCGGGGCCATGTCGGTGGCCGATATCGTCGGCCAACTCACCGGCGAGCGGCCGACCGAGGCGCAGATCCTGCTAGTGGCCGAGCAGACGCCATCGGAGATGAACCCGGGCGCCATGATCTACAAGCCGAACAACGGCGGCATCTCGGTCGGCGACCTGCCGGTCCTGCTCAAGCACTACGGCATCAAATCGGTGAACAGCGATTCGTCGGGCCCCGAGGCGACCGGCCTGAACGCGCTCGAGCACTACCTCGGCGCCGGCCGCAAGGTCATCGCCTACGTCAACTCCGCGATCGTCTGGGACACCAGCGACCAGCGGACCGCCGCCGATCACTTCGTCGTGGTCACCGGTGTGGACACCAACAAGAACGTCGTGCACCTCAACGATCCCGGCGCCGACGAGGCGAACACGAAGATCTCGGTGCCCAGCTTCATGAAGGCCTGGGACACCTCCAATGATTCGATCATCGTCACCGCCCCAGCCTGA
- a CDS encoding SRPBCC family protein → MAVKDSREVVIEATPDEILDVIADVASTPTWSPQYQSAEVLEAYDDGRPHKVKMKIKAAGLTDEQIVEYTWADNVVSWTLVKAGQLRSQDAKYTLTPDGDTTKLRFDLSIDLAVPLPGFVVKRTIKGAMETATDGLRKQVLKVQKGG, encoded by the coding sequence ATGGCAGTCAAAGATTCCCGTGAGGTCGTGATCGAGGCAACCCCCGACGAAATTCTGGATGTGATCGCCGACGTCGCGTCGACGCCGACGTGGTCGCCGCAGTATCAGAGTGCGGAGGTGCTGGAGGCCTACGACGACGGCAGACCGCACAAGGTCAAGATGAAGATCAAGGCGGCGGGGCTGACCGACGAGCAGATCGTCGAATACACCTGGGCCGACAACGTGGTGAGCTGGACGCTGGTCAAGGCCGGTCAATTGCGGTCGCAGGATGCAAAATACACACTGACCCCCGACGGCGACACGACCAAGCTGCGTTTCGATCTGTCCATCGATTTGGCTGTACCGCTGCCCGGCTTCGTCGTCAAGCGCACCATCAAGGGCGCGATGGAAACCGCCACCGACGGGCTGCGCAAGCAGGTGCTGAAGGTCCAAAAGGGCGGCTGA
- a CDS encoding acetyl-CoA C-acetyltransferase has product MSEEAFIYEAIRTPRGKQRGGALNEIRPVSLVVGLIEEIRTRFPDLDENLISDVILGCVAPVGDQGGDIARTAVLQAGLPDTTGGFQLNRFCASGLEAVNLAAQKVRSGWDDLVLAGGVESMSRVPMGSDGGAMFNDVAIVYDNYIAPQGIGADLIATIEGFSREDVDNYAVRSQNLAAAAWSGGYFAKSVVPVKDQNGLVVLDHDEHMRPGSTVESLGKLRSAFEGIGSMGGFDDVALQKYHAVEKINHVHTGGNSSGIVDGAALVLIGSEAAGKSQGLTPRARVVATATSGADATIMLTGPRPATEKALSRAGLTVDDIDLFELNEAFASVVLKFQKDLKIPDEKLNVNGGAIAMGHPLGATGAMITGTMVDELERRGARRALITLCVGGGMGVATIIERV; this is encoded by the coding sequence ATGTCCGAAGAAGCTTTCATCTACGAGGCCATCCGCACACCGCGCGGTAAGCAGCGCGGCGGCGCCCTCAACGAGATTCGCCCGGTCAGTTTGGTCGTGGGACTCATCGAGGAGATTCGCACCCGATTCCCCGACCTCGACGAGAACCTGATCAGCGACGTCATCCTCGGCTGCGTCGCGCCGGTCGGTGACCAGGGCGGCGATATTGCCCGCACCGCCGTGTTGCAAGCCGGACTGCCCGACACCACCGGTGGTTTCCAGCTCAACCGCTTCTGCGCCTCCGGCCTGGAGGCTGTCAACCTCGCCGCACAGAAGGTCCGCTCCGGCTGGGACGATCTGGTGCTGGCCGGCGGTGTCGAGTCGATGAGCCGGGTGCCGATGGGATCCGACGGCGGCGCGATGTTCAACGATGTCGCGATCGTCTATGACAACTACATCGCCCCGCAGGGCATCGGCGCCGACCTCATCGCCACCATTGAGGGCTTCTCCCGCGAGGATGTCGACAACTACGCCGTGCGCTCGCAGAACCTGGCCGCCGCGGCCTGGTCGGGCGGCTACTTCGCCAAGTCGGTCGTGCCGGTGAAGGATCAGAACGGTCTGGTTGTCCTCGATCACGACGAGCACATGCGTCCCGGATCGACCGTCGAGAGCCTGGGCAAGCTGCGCAGCGCGTTCGAGGGCATCGGCTCGATGGGTGGCTTCGACGATGTGGCGCTGCAGAAGTACCACGCGGTCGAGAAGATCAACCACGTGCACACCGGTGGTAACAGCTCGGGCATCGTCGACGGCGCTGCCCTGGTGCTCATCGGCAGCGAAGCGGCCGGCAAGTCACAGGGTCTGACCCCGCGTGCCCGCGTCGTGGCTACCGCCACCAGCGGCGCCGACGCGACCATCATGCTGACCGGCCCGCGTCCGGCCACCGAGAAGGCGCTGTCCCGCGCAGGTCTGACGGTGGACGATATCGACCTGTTCGAGCTGAACGAGGCGTTCGCCTCGGTGGTGCTGAAGTTCCAGAAGGATCTGAAGATCCCGGACGAGAAGCTCAACGTCAACGGTGGTGCCATCGCGATGGGCCACCCGCTGGGCGCCACCGGCGCCATGATCACCGGAACCATGGTCGACGAACTGGAGCGCCGCGGCGCTCGGCGCGCGCTGATCACCTTGTGTGTCGGCGGCGGCATGGGCGTGGCCACCATCATCGAGCGCGTCTAA
- a CDS encoding CaiB/BaiF CoA transferase family protein produces MTNTGPLAGVRVIELGGIGPGPHAGMILADLGADVVRVRRPGGLVMPAENVDLLHRGKRVVDLDVKSEPGVLLDLAAKADVLLDCFRPGTCERLGIGPDDCAAVNPRLIFARITGWGQDGPLASTAGHDINYLSQTGALSAIGYRDRPPVAPLNLVADFGGGSMLVLLGIVAALYEREKSGQGQVIDAAMVDGVSILSQMMWTMKATGSLKDQRESFLLDGGAPYYRTYSTADGGFMAVGAIEPQFFAQLLAGLQLSADEVPNQFDVARYPEMRERFTSVFASKTRDEWTAIFAGTDACVTPVLSWTEAASNEHLLARRTVIDVDGTEQAAPAPRFSRSVAGAVGPPPQETTPLTEIGW; encoded by the coding sequence GTGACGAATACCGGACCCCTGGCCGGGGTGAGAGTGATCGAGCTCGGCGGGATCGGCCCGGGGCCGCACGCCGGTATGATCCTCGCCGACCTTGGCGCGGACGTGGTGCGGGTGCGCAGGCCCGGTGGGCTCGTGATGCCCGCGGAGAACGTCGACCTCCTGCACCGCGGGAAGCGGGTGGTCGATCTCGACGTCAAATCCGAACCTGGGGTGCTGCTCGACCTGGCGGCGAAAGCCGATGTCCTGCTGGACTGCTTTCGGCCCGGCACTTGTGAACGCCTGGGCATCGGACCCGACGACTGTGCGGCGGTCAATCCCCGGCTGATCTTCGCCCGCATCACTGGCTGGGGGCAGGACGGTCCGCTGGCGTCGACCGCGGGCCACGACATCAATTATCTGTCGCAGACCGGTGCGCTGAGTGCGATCGGATACCGGGACCGTCCGCCGGTCGCGCCGCTGAACCTCGTCGCCGATTTCGGTGGCGGCTCGATGCTGGTGCTGCTCGGCATCGTCGCCGCCCTCTACGAGCGGGAGAAGTCCGGCCAGGGCCAGGTGATCGACGCCGCGATGGTCGACGGGGTCAGCATCCTGTCGCAGATGATGTGGACCATGAAGGCGACCGGCTCGCTGAAGGATCAGCGCGAGTCGTTCCTGCTCGACGGCGGGGCGCCCTACTACCGGACCTACTCAACCGCCGACGGCGGGTTCATGGCCGTCGGTGCGATCGAACCGCAGTTCTTCGCCCAGTTGCTGGCAGGACTGCAGTTGTCGGCCGACGAGGTGCCCAACCAGTTCGACGTCGCCCGCTATCCCGAGATGCGAGAGCGATTCACGTCGGTCTTCGCCAGCAAGACCCGCGACGAGTGGACGGCGATCTTCGCCGGCACCGACGCGTGCGTTACGCCCGTGCTGAGCTGGACCGAGGCTGCCTCGAACGAACACCTCTTGGCGCGCCGAACGGTCATCGATGTCGACGGCACCGAGCAGGCCGCGCCCGCGCCGCGGTTTTCCCGCAGCGTCGCCGGCGCGGTCGGTCCGCCGCCGCAGGAAACCACGCCGCTGACCGAGATCGGCTGGTAA
- a CDS encoding MCE family protein: MKRLVAFVLGVACLSAVPGCQWRGLNSLSLPGTTGTGPGSYTIAAQLPDVVTIQQNTRVRVADVNVGNVTKIEVQDWHALVTMRIDGDVHLPANSTAKVGQTSLLGSMHIELAPPSDEPPQGQLKDGSLIPLSKASTYPTTEQTLASVSVLLNGGGLGQLQEINQAFATALSGRENDMKSLLTQLDTFIDQLNAQTDDIITATERLNNLAGQVAAKDATVDKALTTIPQALAVLSDSRTKLANAIDALGKFGAIAADTVHQTKQSLVDNLRNIAPVLRELANAGPALTRGLDFLSTYPWVKSTIPNWFRGDFANITLVIDLTLSRIDSSLFTGTRWEGNLTELEMQWGRTIGQMPSPYTAVNPLIVPYHFGGY, translated from the coding sequence ATGAAGCGGCTAGTGGCTTTCGTGCTCGGTGTCGCGTGCCTGTCGGCGGTCCCGGGATGCCAATGGCGAGGGCTGAATTCGCTGAGCCTGCCAGGCACCACGGGCACGGGGCCTGGCTCTTACACAATTGCGGCGCAGCTGCCCGACGTGGTGACCATCCAGCAGAACACCCGGGTGCGGGTCGCCGACGTCAACGTCGGCAACGTCACCAAGATCGAAGTCCAGGACTGGCACGCCCTGGTGACGATGCGCATCGACGGCGACGTCCACCTGCCGGCCAACAGCACCGCCAAGGTTGGACAGACCAGCCTGCTTGGCTCGATGCACATCGAATTGGCCCCTCCCAGCGACGAACCACCCCAGGGGCAGCTCAAGGACGGCTCGCTGATTCCGCTGTCGAAGGCCAGCACCTATCCGACCACCGAGCAGACGCTGGCCTCGGTGTCGGTGCTGCTCAACGGTGGCGGGCTGGGCCAGCTGCAGGAGATCAACCAGGCCTTCGCCACCGCGTTGTCCGGCCGCGAGAATGATATGAAAAGCCTGCTGACTCAGCTGGATACGTTCATCGACCAGCTCAACGCCCAGACCGACGACATCATCACCGCCACCGAACGGCTCAACAACCTGGCCGGGCAGGTCGCCGCCAAGGATGCCACCGTGGACAAGGCACTCACCACGATCCCGCAAGCGCTTGCGGTGCTGTCTGATTCGCGTACCAAGCTCGCCAACGCGATCGACGCGCTGGGCAAGTTCGGTGCCATCGCCGCCGACACCGTCCACCAGACCAAGCAGTCGCTGGTGGACAACCTGCGCAATATCGCCCCCGTCCTGCGCGAGCTGGCCAACGCCGGGCCGGCGCTGACCAGAGGGCTGGACTTCCTGTCCACCTATCCGTGGGTGAAAAGCACTATCCCCAACTGGTTTCGGGGTGACTTCGCCAACATCACCTTGGTCATCGACCTCACTCTGAGCCGCATCGACAGCAGCCTTTTCACCGGCACCAGGTGGGAGGGCAACCTGACCGAACTCGAAATGCAGTGGGGCCGCACCATCGGCCAGATGCCGAGTCCGTACACCGCGGTCAATCCGTTGATCGTGCCCTACCATTTCGGCGGGTACTGA